The Deinobacterium chartae genome contains a region encoding:
- a CDS encoding Fur family transcriptional regulator — translation MAVVRFTKQRQAVLEAVRNTDTHPDAAWVYAEVRKVLPNISLGTVYRSLEALVQEGHLMTIQSAGEATRYDARTEEDHYHLVCRGCGRIFDTHLRDVPDFRALLARMPQGFSIDDVLLEFHGTCEDCRRQ, via the coding sequence ATGGCCGTCGTGCGTTTCACCAAGCAAAGGCAGGCCGTCCTCGAGGCGGTGCGCAACACCGATACCCACCCGGACGCCGCGTGGGTGTACGCCGAGGTCCGCAAGGTCCTCCCCAACATCAGCCTGGGTACCGTGTACCGCTCGCTCGAGGCGCTGGTACAAGAAGGGCACCTGATGACCATCCAGAGTGCGGGGGAGGCCACGCGCTACGACGCCCGCACCGAGGAAGATCACTACCACCTGGTGTGCCGGGGATGTGGCCGTATCTTTGATACGCACCTGCGAGACGTTCCGGACTTCCGTGCCCTGCTGGCGCGCATGCCCCAAGGGTTCAGCATCGACGACGTGCTGCTGGAGTTTC
- a CDS encoding S8 family serine peptidase, whose protein sequence is MRVRFLGVSGALLTLLLAACGQPPLNAGTDPTPRSTYPLAEGGKYLEGQIVVGLEEGTSAQQIASALGGTVIKEIGHLRAAVIALPRRGTVQKAVKSLTRVEGVRYAEPNYFLPKPKVQYSGLEANSPQEPTLGARAVNLNDPQIGKQWFLDNMGVKNAWSTATGKGIRIGISDEDIDRTHPDLAANMVYPGYDAPKDQLITPDTPYDGIGDHGTPVAGTAAAVGNNGIGGAGVAYEAGIVPLTITHDPAGATVVDSVLTWLFAVNGPDGIAPGATGDTDTPAGRKGYVDVINYSFGGENYSQLQKEGIDYVLGRGVVFVTSAGNTPTNAPASPAWVPGVINVAATTPRNERTGFSNRGNHLTVGAPGENIWVTARRTGAAAERNEPTYQYINGTSFSSPATAGTVALILQAAAEKNPDGSIRAINLTPAQVRHILEGTAHNPSGTFSQDYGHGIVRTDAAVTRSGQDAANTVEKGVTVQFRFVLNSDNSVGIPLVGATLRAQNGQLLYAQSATGDALYPAGLAAFTEVDAGTYELYASGPRTAVAGGEPQKVWATINLQPGDRTGYLVPFDLQLPEDPNEPNNAPGQASPIGMGRFETGVLPSGDQDHYTFSGAEGETVFINAQKVSGSANLKLTLLTAGGTVVATNSSYRQGATDAAIEVSLPSAGNYVIRVESENAGNPFNTYTVSLTRQVAFNETEPNGSATISGGNFSNLNTTGAQDLQVGTSLDASLGANNDVDVYRISGNAGQRLLVDLNVASAGKPDTLLAVFDANGNVIALNDDANNQDSTLDLTLPGTGTYYVAVGAYGAGSSGAYRLSVASYNENAQD, encoded by the coding sequence ATGCGCGTGCGATTCCTGGGAGTCTCCGGCGCCCTGCTGACCCTGCTGTTGGCCGCCTGCGGACAGCCCCCCTTAAATGCCGGTACCGACCCGACGCCCCGCTCGACCTATCCGCTCGCGGAAGGTGGAAAGTACCTCGAGGGGCAGATCGTGGTGGGCCTCGAGGAAGGCACCAGCGCGCAGCAGATTGCCTCGGCGCTGGGCGGCACGGTGATCAAGGAAATCGGCCACCTGCGCGCGGCCGTGATCGCTCTGCCCCGCCGGGGAACGGTTCAGAAGGCCGTCAAGTCCCTGACCCGGGTGGAGGGCGTGCGCTACGCCGAGCCGAATTACTTCCTGCCCAAACCGAAGGTGCAGTACAGCGGCCTGGAGGCCAACTCGCCACAGGAGCCCACGCTGGGCGCGCGCGCGGTGAACCTGAACGACCCGCAGATCGGAAAGCAGTGGTTCCTGGACAACATGGGCGTCAAGAACGCCTGGAGCACGGCGACCGGCAAGGGCATCCGCATCGGCATTTCCGACGAGGACATCGACCGCACCCACCCGGATCTGGCTGCGAACATGGTGTACCCCGGCTACGATGCCCCCAAGGATCAGCTCATCACCCCGGACACGCCGTACGACGGCATCGGTGATCACGGTACGCCCGTGGCCGGTACGGCCGCCGCGGTGGGCAACAACGGGATCGGGGGCGCGGGCGTGGCGTATGAGGCCGGCATCGTACCGCTCACCATTACCCACGACCCTGCAGGGGCCACGGTGGTGGACTCGGTCCTGACCTGGCTGTTCGCGGTAAACGGTCCGGACGGCATCGCTCCGGGAGCGACCGGGGACACCGACACTCCGGCGGGCCGTAAGGGCTACGTGGATGTCATCAACTACTCGTTCGGCGGAGAGAACTATTCGCAGCTGCAAAAAGAAGGCATCGACTACGTGCTGGGCAGAGGCGTGGTGTTCGTGACCTCGGCGGGCAACACACCGACCAATGCCCCGGCCAGTCCGGCCTGGGTGCCCGGCGTGATCAACGTGGCGGCCACCACCCCGCGCAACGAGCGCACCGGCTTCTCCAACCGGGGGAACCACCTCACTGTGGGCGCGCCGGGCGAGAACATCTGGGTGACCGCGCGCCGGACCGGTGCGGCGGCGGAGCGCAACGAGCCGACGTACCAGTACATCAACGGCACGTCGTTCTCGAGTCCGGCGACCGCCGGCACGGTGGCCCTGATCCTGCAGGCAGCGGCAGAGAAGAACCCGGACGGTTCGATTCGGGCGATCAACCTGACCCCGGCCCAGGTCCGGCACATCCTCGAGGGAACGGCGCACAACCCGAGCGGGACGTTCAGCCAGGACTACGGGCACGGGATCGTGCGCACCGATGCGGCGGTGACGCGCTCGGGGCAGGACGCGGCCAACACGGTCGAAAAGGGCGTCACGGTTCAGTTCCGCTTCGTGCTGAACTCGGACAACAGCGTGGGCATCCCGCTGGTCGGCGCGACCCTGCGCGCTCAGAACGGTCAACTGTTGTACGCGCAGTCGGCCACCGGCGACGCCCTTTACCCGGCGGGTCTGGCCGCGTTCACCGAGGTCGACGCGGGAACGTACGAGCTCTACGCCTCCGGTCCGCGTACGGCGGTGGCCGGTGGTGAACCGCAGAAGGTCTGGGCGACGATCAACCTGCAGCCCGGTGACCGCACGGGTTATCTGGTGCCGTTTGACCTGCAGCTTCCCGAGGACCCCAACGAACCGAACAACGCGCCCGGGCAGGCCTCACCCATCGGCATGGGCCGGTTCGAGACCGGCGTGCTGCCGAGCGGAGACCAGGACCACTACACCTTCAGCGGCGCCGAGGGCGAGACGGTGTTCATCAACGCCCAGAAGGTCTCGGGCAGCGCCAACCTCAAGCTGACCCTGCTGACGGCGGGCGGTACGGTGGTGGCGACCAACAGCAGCTACCGTCAGGGTGCGACCGACGCGGCCATCGAGGTCAGCCTGCCCTCGGCCGGGAACTACGTCATCCGGGTCGAGAGCGAGAACGCGGGGAATCCGTTCAACACCTACACGGTCAGCCTGACCCGGCAGGTGGCCTTCAACGAAACCGAACCCAACGGCAGCGCCACGATCAGCGGAGGAAACTTCTCCAATCTGAACACGACCGGTGCCCAGGACCTGCAGGTGGGCACCTCGCTGGACGCCAGCCTGGGGGCGAATAACGACGTGGATGTGTACCGCATCAGCGGGAACGCCGGTCAGCGCCTGCTGGTGGACCTGAACGTCGCCAGCGCCGGGAAGCCGGATACGCTGCTGGCCGTGTTTGACGCGAACGGTAACGTGATCGCGCTCAACGACGATGCCAACAACCAGGATTCCACCCTGGACCTGACCCTGCCGGGAACCGGAACCTACTACGTCGCGGTGGGTGCCTACGGCGCGGGTAGTTCGGGCGCTTACCGCCTGAGCGTGGCGTCTTACAACGAGAACGCCCAGGACTGA
- a CDS encoding carboxypeptidase-like regulatory domain-containing protein, giving the protein MYRTWYALALTGSLLLAGCGGGGGNLDKTAPTIEITDPAEGSTVVAPFVVSGRVSDPSGVREVQCVSEGVTTPATLGSNNQFTCTVNPAVGTRTVTVRATDTAGNQGSVQVTVNVTSGSTTETYTLQGSVSIARAGAAVAGATVAVEGTTITTTTDDAGRFTLEVPVDKRVLTITKEGYASTRVENVTNTGEALEEILQRSFDPQLPSTPPTVTTTLQDGTSVAGDLKFKFTTQTARPEVNGPLSAIVSIDRAYGNSGYLGAGSVRKIVQPTGDDEVTFAAQELAGYTGDVRVHIQVYDFNGNRTHLIRTVKLSDVAGKTVGAPQEVTATAITFGSTGVFGALSVSPKVASELKAFARGGGLNALRASGVFSQAAAGSKDVLQPQAAPSGTVLWTDVAFSYSGETPTRFELWRSFDGMNFERVRSAAPGSIVVNAAEGEYVFRDTSSRLRPGVETHYKVRAVGSNTADSEVDSVTPLDRYQVTPLTPADRAVDVSVDPVFRWSVQGASDHQLAYVLVFDRVQAEGSSIQWIGKATDTNVLKYNADGSAGAGRETLQPYHAYDWQLAALTYNEQEDAFSIGADQYMLFADKTGVAQPVEDVISHEFVTGGN; this is encoded by the coding sequence ATGTACAGAACATGGTATGCGCTGGCCCTGACCGGCAGCCTGTTGCTGGCTGGCTGCGGTGGCGGCGGTGGTAACTTGGACAAGACAGCACCCACCATAGAAATCACCGATCCTGCCGAAGGGAGCACGGTGGTTGCTCCCTTCGTGGTTTCAGGTCGTGTCAGCGACCCATCGGGCGTGCGGGAAGTTCAGTGCGTCAGCGAAGGCGTGACGACTCCGGCCACCCTGGGCAGCAACAACCAGTTCACCTGCACCGTAAATCCTGCGGTGGGAACCCGGACCGTCACGGTCCGGGCCACCGATACGGCCGGTAACCAGGGATCGGTACAGGTCACCGTGAACGTGACATCTGGCAGCACGACGGAAACCTATACGCTGCAAGGCAGCGTCAGCATCGCGCGGGCCGGAGCCGCAGTTGCGGGAGCCACCGTGGCGGTCGAGGGGACGACGATCACCACGACCACCGACGATGCCGGACGCTTTACCCTCGAGGTCCCGGTGGACAAGCGGGTGCTGACCATCACCAAGGAAGGCTACGCCTCCACCCGCGTCGAGAACGTCACCAACACCGGGGAGGCCCTCGAGGAAATCTTGCAGCGCAGCTTTGACCCGCAGCTGCCCTCCACGCCGCCCACGGTCACGACCACCCTGCAAGACGGCACCAGCGTTGCCGGTGACCTGAAGTTCAAGTTCACCACCCAGACGGCCCGTCCGGAGGTGAACGGACCGCTGTCGGCCATCGTGTCGATCGACCGGGCCTACGGCAACTCCGGTTACCTGGGCGCCGGGTCGGTACGCAAGATTGTCCAGCCCACCGGCGACGACGAGGTGACCTTCGCGGCCCAGGAACTGGCAGGTTACACCGGGGACGTACGCGTTCACATCCAGGTGTACGACTTTAACGGCAACCGCACGCACCTGATCCGCACGGTCAAGCTCTCGGACGTAGCCGGCAAAACGGTAGGAGCGCCGCAGGAGGTGACGGCTACGGCCATCACCTTTGGCAGCACCGGGGTGTTCGGGGCGCTGAGCGTGAGTCCCAAGGTGGCCAGCGAACTCAAGGCCTTTGCCCGGGGAGGCGGCCTCAACGCGCTGCGCGCCTCCGGAGTCTTTAGCCAGGCAGCCGCCGGAAGCAAAGACGTGCTGCAACCGCAGGCCGCTCCTTCGGGTACGGTGCTGTGGACCGATGTGGCCTTTTCGTACAGCGGCGAGACCCCAACCCGCTTTGAACTGTGGCGCTCTTTTGACGGAATGAACTTCGAGCGGGTGCGCTCGGCCGCTCCGGGATCGATCGTGGTGAATGCGGCCGAAGGTGAGTACGTGTTCCGGGACACCTCCTCGAGGCTGCGGCCCGGCGTGGAGACCCACTACAAGGTGCGCGCGGTGGGCAGCAACACCGCCGACTCGGAGGTGGACAGCGTGACCCCGCTGGACCGCTATCAGGTCACGCCTCTGACTCCCGCTGACCGCGCGGTCGATGTGAGCGTTGATCCGGTGTTCCGCTGGAGCGTCCAGGGGGCCAGCGACCACCAGCTGGCTTACGTGCTGGTCTTTGACCGCGTACAGGCCGAAGGAAGCAGCATTCAGTGGATCGGTAAGGCCACTGACACCAACGTGCTGAAGTACAACGCTGACGGCAGCGCCGGTGCCGGGCGCGAGACGCTGCAGCCCTATCACGCCTACGACTGGCAGCTGGCTGCCTTGACCTACAACGAGCAGGAGGATGCGTTCTCGATCGGGGCCGACCAGTACATGCTGTTCGCCGATAAGACCGGCGTGGCCCAGCCGGTGGAAGACGTGATTTCCCACGAGTTTGTGACGGGAGGAAACTGA
- a CDS encoding lysophospholipid acyltransferase family protein, with the protein MGGPLIYRFLRALAELVVRGFQGVKVEGLEHVPRSGRVVLAGNHITNFDPLVVGGVIRRQIRFMAKKELFGNAFMRWLMGSIGTFPVDRQSKRDISAVRQSIRVLEQEGALGIFPQGTRGGSEMMGGVALIALKGKAPIVPMRVARRGRGWLLRFGPPIAPEGTVAELTAKVEDAIERLA; encoded by the coding sequence ATGGGCGGACCGTTGATCTACCGGTTTTTGCGGGCGCTGGCCGAGCTGGTGGTGCGCGGCTTTCAGGGCGTGAAGGTCGAGGGCCTCGAGCACGTTCCGCGCAGCGGTCGGGTGGTGCTGGCCGGGAACCACATCACTAACTTTGATCCGCTGGTGGTCGGTGGGGTGATTCGGCGCCAGATCCGCTTTATGGCCAAAAAGGAGCTGTTCGGCAATGCGTTTATGCGCTGGCTGATGGGCAGCATCGGTACCTTTCCGGTGGACCGTCAGAGCAAGCGCGACATCAGCGCGGTGCGCCAGTCGATCCGGGTGCTCGAGCAGGAGGGAGCGCTGGGGATTTTTCCGCAGGGCACGCGGGGTGGCTCGGAGATGATGGGAGGGGTGGCGCTGATCGCGCTCAAGGGCAAGGCCCCGATCGTACCGATGCGCGTGGCACGGCGCGGTCGCGGCTGGCTGCTGCGTTTTGGGCCTCCGATCGCCCCTGAGGGAACGGTGGCCGAGCTGACCGCGAAGGTGGAAGACGCCATTGAGCGCCTGGCATAA
- the cmk gene encoding (d)CMP kinase, with protein sequence MALIITIDGVAASGKSSVARRVAEELRLPFVSSGLLYRAATVLALRESLDLSDGAALLAALEHFSPRLIPDAAGNRVLVGTDDLTGALHTAEVDAHVSQVSQHPPLRRWVREQLRLLPPPFVVEGRDMGSAVFPEAAVKYYLTARPEVRARRRGAERDLSVEQIEWALRERDRQDAAQSAPAEGAVLLDTSDMNLEQVVERILEGVRAWADR encoded by the coding sequence ATGGCTCTGATCATCACCATTGACGGCGTCGCGGCCAGCGGTAAATCCAGCGTTGCCCGCCGCGTTGCTGAGGAACTGCGGCTGCCCTTCGTGAGCAGCGGCTTGCTGTACCGGGCGGCGACCGTGCTGGCCCTGCGCGAGTCTTTGGACCTGTCCGACGGCGCGGCTCTGCTGGCCGCGCTGGAACATTTTTCTCCCCGGCTGATTCCCGATGCCGCAGGCAACCGGGTGCTGGTTGGCACCGACGACCTGACGGGCGCGCTGCACACCGCCGAGGTGGACGCGCACGTTTCGCAGGTTTCCCAGCATCCGCCGCTGCGCCGCTGGGTGCGTGAGCAGCTGAGGCTGCTGCCGCCACCGTTCGTGGTGGAGGGCCGCGATATGGGCAGCGCCGTGTTCCCCGAAGCGGCGGTCAAGTACTACCTGACGGCCCGTCCCGAGGTGCGTGCCCGTCGTCGTGGAGCTGAACGTGATCTGAGCGTCGAGCAGATCGAATGGGCGCTGCGCGAGCGTGACCGGCAAGACGCCGCGCAGTCCGCTCCGGCCGAGGGAGCTGTGCTGCTCGATACCAGCGACATGAACCTCGAGCAGGTGGTGGAGCGGATCCTCGAGGGGGTGCGGGCATGGGCGGACCGTTGA
- a CDS encoding peptidylprolyl isomerase translates to MHKLLTLSLALALGLMACKPADNAQSNTDSQPATQSAADTEPSTEPSTEPSTEPSTEPSTEPSTEADSEPAAQAELPEGFERVAELSEEPVRKFDTEPDYALEDNTDYAAVIETSKGRIVVDLLEDQTPITVNSFVWLARHHFYDNLKFHRVIDGFMAQGGDPNTAEDNRSIWGTGDAGYQYGLEVRQSLTFSEKGLLATANAGPETNSSQFFITFGPTEHLNGRHTIFGKVTSGMDVLDQLTRYEAPAEGTPDTIESIYIIAKPKG, encoded by the coding sequence ATGCACAAACTGCTCACCCTGTCGCTGGCCCTGGCCCTCGGCCTGATGGCCTGCAAGCCCGCGGACAACGCCCAGAGCAACACGGACTCGCAGCCGGCCACGCAGTCTGCCGCCGACACCGAACCCAGCACCGAACCCAGCACCGAACCCAGCACCGAACCCAGCACCGAACCCAGCACCGAACCCAGCACTGAGGCCGACAGCGAACCAGCCGCCCAGGCCGAACTGCCCGAGGGCTTCGAGCGCGTCGCGGAGCTGTCCGAAGAACCGGTGCGCAAGTTCGACACCGAGCCGGACTACGCCCTCGAGGACAACACCGACTACGCCGCCGTGATCGAGACCTCCAAGGGACGCATCGTGGTGGACCTGCTCGAGGACCAGACGCCCATCACGGTCAACTCCTTTGTGTGGCTGGCCCGCCACCACTTCTACGACAACCTCAAGTTCCACCGGGTGATCGACGGCTTCATGGCCCAGGGCGGCGACCCGAACACCGCCGAGGACAACCGCTCGATCTGGGGCACCGGGGACGCCGGTTACCAGTACGGCCTCGAGGTGCGCCAGAGCCTGACTTTCAGCGAGAAGGGCCTGCTGGCCACCGCCAACGCCGGACCGGAAACCAACTCCAGCCAGTTCTTTATCACCTTTGGCCCCACCGAGCACCTCAACGGACGCCACACCATCTTCGGCAAGGTCACCAGCGGTATGGACGTGCTCGACCAGCTCACCCGCTACGAAGCCCCCGCCGAGGGCACGCCGGACACCATCGAGTCCATCTACATCATCGCCAAGCCCAAGGGCTGA
- a CDS encoding peptidylprolyl isomerase, which produces MSQHAENRYVPNGYVLSSFLSDERKTRFNQAPELGEGIEPGKAYAVVFETSKGRMVAELYPEQAPVTVNSFAYLLRHHYYDGIVFHRVLEGFMAQTGDPTGTGRGGPGYTFEDEFTRELQHDAKGVLSMANAGPATNGSQIFILFTPQPHLNMRHTVFGRVVEGLDVLDRLQRIDPMRPSFGTQPDVINEAYLVEKTEI; this is translated from the coding sequence ATGAGCCAGCACGCCGAAAACCGCTACGTCCCCAACGGCTACGTCCTCTCCTCGTTCCTCAGCGACGAGCGCAAAACCCGCTTCAACCAGGCTCCCGAGCTCGGCGAAGGCATCGAGCCCGGCAAGGCTTACGCGGTGGTTTTCGAGACCAGCAAGGGCCGCATGGTTGCCGAACTGTACCCGGAGCAGGCTCCGGTGACGGTCAACTCGTTCGCCTACCTGCTGCGTCACCACTACTACGACGGCATCGTGTTCCACCGGGTCCTCGAGGGCTTTATGGCCCAGACCGGCGACCCGACCGGCACCGGTCGCGGCGGTCCCGGCTACACCTTCGAGGACGAGTTCACCCGTGAACTCCAGCACGACGCCAAGGGCGTGCTCTCGATGGCCAACGCCGGCCCGGCCACCAACGGCAGCCAGATCTTCATCCTGTTCACCCCGCAGCCGCACCTGAACATGCGCCACACCGTGTTCGGCCGCGTGGTCGAAGGTCTTGACGTGCTGGACCGCCTGCAGCGCATCGACCCGATGCGCCCCAGCTTCGGCACTCAGCCGGACGTGATCAACGAGGCTTACCTGGTCGAGAAGACCGAGATCTGA
- the ruvX gene encoding Holliday junction resolvase RuvX, with the protein MKRHPHEPEEVLHPLLALDVSDARIGFAVSRGRLAFARGYLQRTRQSEDVARVLETMQAEGARQLVLGLPLRTDGQPSPQAQKVQAFGRALRQAGVGVFYQDERFTTQAARQDLGRSASKGEIDAQSAVRILEMFLMRHGDGA; encoded by the coding sequence GTGAAGCGCCACCCGCACGAACCCGAAGAAGTGTTACACCCGCTGCTGGCCCTCGACGTTTCCGATGCCCGCATCGGGTTTGCCGTCTCGAGGGGCCGGCTGGCCTTCGCGCGCGGCTACTTGCAGCGCACCCGTCAGTCCGAAGACGTGGCGCGCGTGCTCGAGACGATGCAGGCCGAAGGTGCCAGGCAACTGGTGCTGGGTCTGCCGCTGCGCACCGACGGACAACCCTCGCCGCAGGCCCAGAAGGTGCAGGCCTTCGGACGGGCGCTGCGTCAGGCCGGGGTGGGCGTGTTCTACCAAGACGAGCGCTTTACCACCCAAGCCGCCCGCCAGGACCTGGGCCGCTCGGCCTCCAAGGGCGAAATCGACGCGCAGAGCGCGGTGCGCATCCTCGAGATGTTCTTGATGCGTCACGGAGACGGTGCGTAA
- a CDS encoding metalloenzyme domain protein translates to MIWILLDGVGHPQDAPMGSVWEQPLPTLEALLARGLRLDARLGVAGLPQSGTGQTAWLSGVNAAAHMGRHYGPWPGPSLKPLLEESTPVRLARAGGRVALLNDYPEGYFRPGRRHGCVPYSALAAGLELNPAGLPSVSPLLGLDYQAPWAPLAHEDDLRRQGERVARATRELDLALIDLWLSDHLGHLGQTSVPQAVLQAGRAYLRRLEAFVSGLLEGGGELVLSSDHGNLEDLSTGSHTYANVPLLASHLELPPLTDIARAGAYLQARLLGAPLPVEGGTVSE, encoded by the coding sequence GTGATCTGGATTCTGCTCGACGGCGTCGGCCACCCGCAGGACGCTCCCATGGGCAGCGTGTGGGAACAGCCGCTGCCCACCCTCGAGGCACTGCTCGCCCGAGGGCTGCGGCTGGACGCGCGTCTGGGCGTGGCAGGCCTGCCGCAGTCCGGCACCGGACAGACCGCGTGGCTCAGCGGGGTCAACGCCGCCGCCCACATGGGCCGTCACTACGGCCCATGGCCGGGACCGAGCCTGAAACCGCTGCTCGAGGAGAGCACCCCGGTGCGCCTCGCGCGCGCCGGCGGCCGGGTGGCGCTGCTGAACGACTACCCAGAAGGTTACTTCCGGCCGGGCCGCCGACACGGCTGCGTGCCGTACAGCGCCCTGGCCGCCGGGCTGGAGCTCAACCCCGCCGGTCTGCCCAGCGTGTCGCCGCTGCTGGGCCTGGACTACCAAGCGCCCTGGGCTCCGCTCGCGCACGAGGACGACCTGCGCCGCCAGGGCGAACGGGTGGCGCGGGCCACGCGCGAGCTGGATCTGGCGCTGATCGATCTGTGGCTCAGCGATCACCTGGGTCACCTGGGTCAGACGAGCGTACCGCAAGCGGTCCTGCAGGCCGGACGCGCCTATCTGCGCCGCCTCGAGGCCTTCGTAAGCGGTCTGCTCGAGGGCGGGGGAGAGCTGGTGCTCAGCAGCGACCACGGCAACCTCGAGGACCTCTCGACCGGTTCGCACACCTACGCGAACGTGCCCCTGCTGGCCTCGCACCTCGAGCTGCCGCCGCTGACCGACATCGCCCGGGCCGGGGCCTACCTGCAGGCCCGGTTGCTGGGTGCCCCCCTGCCGGTGGAGGGAGGTACAGTAAGCGAGTGA
- a CDS encoding WGR domain-containing protein: MERHYLEYSDPNGSEHKFYEVTLEGSELTVRYGRIGTEGQKQVKTFADAAKARAEAARKLSEKRRKGYEDAVEGVRTKRAVTRRVVQETATTKARVAPVLWRFGSTSSAFGIFVDDQRAWVGNQNGEVYALSLEGETELKFQLPEGVKCLVRDDRWIFAGCDDGNVYDLSGKLPFKAYEVDERVSLYWLDIAGGLLGVSDSDGNVYAFDAESDEQWGNVDQGAAAGWMVRVDERGVYHGHSRGVAMYDRVSGMQLWSCPTRGSVLFGWQEQDDVYAATSANLVQRFSKAGEHRQDYRCDAAIFSCATSPGGEYVFAGDSSAALYCFARDGRRLWKLGSGLGSALSMQYHGARLYVVTTRGYLAAIDASEAAIAAAEQGSVPQVRDVKLQAAVTARTPQASLEITRDASEGILLECILESGKLRVQPRTPGYHADWNVQFPRDLREAGARYVVDALHEINGFYRVSGDIRRLEA, translated from the coding sequence ATGGAGCGCCATTACCTCGAGTATTCGGATCCCAACGGTAGCGAACATAAATTTTATGAAGTCACCCTCGAGGGGAGCGAGCTCACGGTCCGTTACGGCCGCATCGGCACCGAGGGGCAAAAACAGGTCAAGACCTTTGCAGACGCGGCCAAGGCGCGTGCCGAAGCGGCCAGGAAGCTCTCCGAAAAGCGCCGCAAGGGCTACGAGGACGCCGTTGAGGGCGTGCGGACAAAGCGTGCAGTAACCCGCCGGGTGGTACAGGAGACCGCCACCACCAAAGCCCGGGTCGCTCCGGTCCTGTGGCGCTTTGGCAGCACTTCGTCGGCATTTGGCATCTTCGTAGATGACCAGCGCGCCTGGGTCGGCAACCAAAACGGCGAGGTGTACGCCCTGAGCCTCGAGGGCGAAACCGAACTGAAATTTCAGCTGCCCGAAGGCGTCAAATGCCTGGTGCGCGATGACCGCTGGATCTTTGCCGGTTGCGATGACGGCAACGTCTACGACCTCAGCGGCAAGCTGCCGTTTAAGGCTTACGAGGTGGACGAGCGGGTCAGCCTGTACTGGCTGGATATCGCAGGCGGCCTGCTCGGCGTGTCGGACTCGGACGGCAACGTGTATGCCTTCGACGCCGAGAGCGACGAGCAGTGGGGCAACGTGGACCAGGGAGCCGCCGCGGGTTGGATGGTGCGGGTGGACGAGCGGGGCGTCTATCACGGCCACAGCCGTGGGGTGGCCATGTACGACCGCGTGAGCGGGATGCAGCTGTGGAGCTGCCCTACCCGAGGCTCGGTGCTGTTTGGCTGGCAGGAGCAAGACGACGTGTACGCCGCTACCAGCGCCAATCTGGTGCAGCGTTTCTCCAAGGCCGGCGAGCACCGGCAAGATTACCGCTGCGACGCGGCCATCTTCTCCTGTGCCACCAGTCCCGGCGGCGAGTACGTCTTTGCCGGTGACTCCTCGGCGGCGCTGTACTGCTTCGCGCGCGACGGACGGCGGCTGTGGAAGCTCGGCAGCGGCCTGGGCAGCGCGCTTTCGATGCAGTACCACGGCGCGCGGCTGTACGTGGTCACCACCCGCGGCTACCTTGCGGCCATCGACGCGAGTGAAGCGGCCATCGCTGCCGCCGAACAGGGGAGCGTGCCGCAGGTCCGCGACGTCAAACTGCAGGCTGCCGTGACCGCGCGCACTCCGCAGGCCAGCCTCGAGATCACCCGCGACGCCTCGGAGGGCATCTTGCTCGAGTGCATCCTCGAGAGCGGAAAACTGCGCGTTCAGCCCCGCACGCCCGGTTACCACGCCGACTGGAACGTACAGTTTCCCCGTGATCTGCGCGAGGCCGGGGCGCGTTACGTGGTGGACGCGCTGCACGAGATCAACGGCTTTTACCGCGTCTCCGGAGACATTCGCCGCCTCGAGGCCTGA